ggagagagagctctcccggcaacaaaaaatccccccccccacctccccaacgAAATGCAGTACCTCTGAGGGCaagagcgctcctgccgacaaagcgcacttcacaccggcgctttttgtcagtaaaacttttgttgttgttggggggtggggggctgtttttcacacccctgaaccgCTAATATTTTACTGAGGgaagtccagtgtagacaaagctctATCGTGTCTGTGAAATGCTTCTTTAATACTCCCTAGTCTACCTAACcgcttctctttctttgtttaatGTGGCATTTCAGTTTTGACTCCATAATATAAGGTCTGGTTTTTCCCATACCACAAACTTAGGCTAATTTTTTTGGTTCTTTTGCTACTGCTTTAGATTGAGGTGTGTACCTTGATGCAGGGAGCACAGTCATGGGCCTATCAGTTCCAGCTCTGTATCTTCCAGATGTGCTATcctatgaaaaatgaaaatgaccATGAATTTGATCTCTTCTGGCTGGTTGCATTCAGAACTTGTTGTCAATGCTGTTTCTAGACACAGTGTATTGATATTTTTGCTGAATTGTGCTATCAGGTTAATCTTCATGACTATAATGAAGATATTGTGGTTGCTGGGTTTGTCCTTCCCACAGGGATAGGAGAATAGCATGGAAAGAGATGGGAGAAGTACCTGTCTTTTTGTCTTGTATTATATACCAAAATGTATTTGGATTGGCTTTCTGGACTAATTGCATTAATTTTGTTAACTACTTAAAGTACTAGGTGTTCCAGAAGAGCACTCTAAAACTGTAACCATCCTTGGACAAGAGCCTCCTCCTGTAAAACATGTTCTTACTTGTAGCCAAACCTGTGTCTACAGTTTTGCAGGTCCAAATAAGTTGCCAAGCAGAAATCAAAACTGTACAGGCTTTGCTGGAGTAGTACTCAGTTTGTTAAAGTTAAGTGGCATCTTTCCCAACACCTTACTAGatgtggatagctcagtggttgagcattggcttgctaaacccagggttgtgagctcaatccttgaggggactaCTTAGGGatttggggattggccctgctttgagcagggggttggactagatgacctcctaaggtcctttccaaccctgatattctatgattttatgatgaatgtgatttttcttttttcttgtagtGCTTTTGGTGCACTATCCTTTCATATTGGGTGACTTAATCCAAAGTTTCAGAGTGGGAGCAGTGTTAGTCCGTAtcagtaaaaagaacgaggattacttgtggcaccttggagactaacgcCTTTATTTAGGCATAACCTtccatgggctaaagcccacttcatcacatgcatgcagtgtaaaatacaataggaagatataaataaatttgttgtacttgtggcaccttagagactaacaaatttatttatatcttcctattgtattttacactgcatgcatgtgatgaagtgggctttagcccatggaAGGTTATGCTTAAATAaaggttagtctccaaggtgccacaagtactcgttctttttaaaccaaagtgAGAGTGATTCCTGGTCTCCACCAGAAGCTCAGCATGTGAAACCTCTTTCTCAAAGTAGCTTTGCTCTTTTGGATCAGGGGCCTAATCTATACTACCAACTTTTGCTGGAACAGCTGTCAGTCACAAATCACACCTCATCACGCCCCTTACTGACATAGCTATTCCAGCAAAAGCTTTGTAGTGTAAAGTTCCTCCACTTGCTActgctagggttaccatatttcaggttcccaaaaagaggacatGGGGGGCGGAAGCTGGGGGATACTAACTTGAGGTGGGGGACAGTGTTACTCCCTGTcatggtggcagagcagctgAAGCTCTTTGGGGACTGCTCCCCCAGGACTGGATGGGTGGGATCCAGCAGTTGTGGCTTGCAGGGGAATGAACCAATCAGCATTCTTTCTGGGATGCAGCTTGTTCTGCTCTGTAATcccaccctcctcctctccttttctgcccccccccccatgttgttTGAAAACCCCAGACAGAGAAAGCAGGCTTAAAAAAGAGGCTATGTCCAGAAGCcccggacatatggtaaccctagtttCTGCTGCATCCACCGCCACATCAGAACACACAACTTCTGGCAAAGCAAGTACTTTCAGATTTATTTCTGTAGGTTGTGGTGGGTGGTAAAGAGAACATTGGCTTGAGTATTAGGTATCCAACTTATGCTTTTGAGTAGGGACCACCCTACATTAGGTATTCTTCAGAATCACTAAATAACCTCTAAAAAGACTGATCTTTCCAATAAGTAGAGGATGTTGCTCTAAATTCTGCTTCCATTCTGCTCTTCCTTATTGGAATAGTCCAGCTGCAAGGCAAAAGGATAATTTTGCACTTCAGTTGCACCTTTATTGAAACATCTTAGCCTTTTATGAAGGTTCATAAGTGGCtttctttatctgtaaaatgggaatgaggcaTAGAGGCAAAGAAACTTACTGGAGCAAGTCAGCAGCACGAAATAGAACTGAGTCCTTGCTATGAGTCTCTGGCCCAATCCATGCTGTTTTTCAAGACAATATGAAGATAGTAATTACAGTGCTAGCATGTGTTGTGCTCTGTGGCTCATAAAAATGTTCatgataaatattttctttttaacaaatcATGCTGTGGACTTGAATAACAAAGCCATGATGTACCCTATGATGGTGACAACATGAAGATTATGGAGTTGTGTATAACTGCCATTCTTATCTTTGTACCTCTTGGCCTGATTTCCATGTGACCAGTTTTTTACTAACATCTTGCGATAAGATTGTGTTGTCAAAACTTCTTGCTTTCTTATATAGAGCAGGAAATAGTGGTGACACTTTCATCTAGCAACATTAAGCATCCCTCTTGCTGAATGTGTGATGGTAGAAAACCACATCAAAGTGGAACTTTCTGTGACCGGGTGCAATTGAGTTTCAGCAAACTGTATTGGTAGAGACTGGAAACTTGAACAAGTTCTGGTAATGGTTAAATGCAGAGGCCCTTGGAGACTCTGTAATGGCTGCAGTCAGCTAAACTCAAAGCTATCTGGTAGCATATGGGGGGGCGCAGGCAGGAGCATAGTGAAGGGAGGCAATGTTATGGGTAGGCAAAAAAGAAACTTGTCTAGTAGTGGGAGCAGACTTTTCCCTAAAGAAAAGGGGGAGTAAGTATATCTGCAGGCTGACTAGTACATATGAGGTCTAGCAAGGAAGCTTGGACACTTACTTAAAAGACaagacaagaaaaggagtacttgtggcaccttagagactaacaaacttatttgagcataagctttcgtgagctacagctcactttatcggatgcattatgaagtgagctgtagctcacgaaaacttatgctcaaacaagtttgttagtctctaaggtgccacaagtactccttttctttttgcaaatacagactaacaggactgctactctgaaaccttaaaagaCAAGATTTTGCAAGTCGTTACAGCTCATTcactgcttaagtgctttcctctAATGAAGATTATTTTGGAAACCTTGTCCATTACAAAGTTTTTAAAGGTagttgtgggggagagaggaaaggtgGATGTATGCCAAAACAATAAATCCCTAAGTACTAACACttttttcttgggggggggggggggaggagaagggagggaagaaaggaagagTGTTTTAACTGGCTTTTCTGAACACTGAAGTGGGACTAACAAATAACAATGCATAGGTAGGCTGGCTTATTCATTGCAGTGCTTAGACTAAAATTTCTCAACACTCTTATGCTTTTGGATAAACCAAACTGGAATTTTAATCACTCACTGTACTATAACCTTGGATCCAAATGCAGATCAGTGTTATCGCCCTAATGTGGTGTAATCTCTCTACCACTACAAATTCTTTCTACATAACCAGTAGAATTTACCATGTTCCAAAGTTCCTTTGATAAAGCTTCTCAAACCTGGTCTTTGGTACTACTCATACCATAGAACGTATATAAATCCGTTCTGGCTTGTCAGTAATGATAGGATATGATTAAGACAGGTTTTTCCTGGCATTTTGTTGACTACAGTCCTCTGAATATAAAATCTTCTGAAAACAGTGGCAATCTGTAGTCCAATATCATTAAAGCCGACTTACCTGTCAGCAACTAGGGAGCTTGCAAGCTGAACCAGTTCCCAGTGTTAGTGGGTTTTTACACTGCATCTCAAAATGCCTTTGAGaataactgaaagaaaaaaaaatcctcagtgTTTTGTACAAAGGAAACTTAAGGTGACCTATGCTATTAAAACAAGCCTTGTTTTACTCTCTTTACTTGGAATGCGTCACTTTTTATATTGGGCAAGACCTACATTTCTAACCTCTCTTCTGAAGAATGTAGCCAGCTAGTAGACGCATAATATTGCAGATATCAAGAAAGTGAAAGTAAGGGAAGTGCCACCTCAGTCAGATTTGTTAGACTTTTAAATACCTGTAGCACTGACCATTTATGAAGCGTCAGAAGGGGAAATTTGCTATCCAAGCTCTTCAGTTGAAGTCCAGAAActcaaaatacaatttttaaaaggagcACAAACTCTCTTCCTTTGCAGGTCATCTTAGGTCATAATTGTTGATAAAATAGACCATGATGACTCCTTACAGCCATTACCTCACTAACTAGTTCAGGGAATTCTCTCTTGAAGTACTAAACATATCTTCAGGGTTAAAACCTTAATTAAATGAATTATTGACGTAACCTCTTAAGCTTTGACAAGCTGCTTAGCTCATGCACAAAGTTCAGTGTGCTCAAattttcttaacttgttcttGCTTTCTAGCTGCTTTAAGCAAACTACAAATTCTGCAGAGCTAAATTTGTCTATATCAGACAACTGATGTGCAAAAGATTCCTTATTTATCAGGACTGGATAAAATTCCAGAACTCTTCTACAATTTTAACTTCAAAATCCAGCAGTTATATCCTGTTTCTAATTCTAGTATTAGAAAATAACGTAATTTTCTTCATGTCTCTAGCAAAAAGCCTGAAAGAACTTgctttgtttaaaacattttgtgaTGTAATGAATTAATTTGTGaaatatacaataaaatgaaatatcaACCTCTTACAAGCAaacaattactgtatgtattgtAGGTTTTTTCCAGTCACATGCAGTGGAAGTAGATGTGAAAGATCACTCCAATACTACATGCATATATGCAAAATGGATGATGAGCTTCTTGATAAAATATGAAACAAACAGTAGTGAATATGTAAGTACTGAATTTAGTGTTAACTTCTGCTATTGGATGTACTATCCATTTCACTTATCTGCTCGGTCTTGAGAAGCTTCAAAACAATTACCCTTGTAGCTAGTCCTGGTAAGTTTGAACAATAAGTCAAGCTTACCTCTTTTAAATAGCTGAtctccccttttttaaagggGCAGTCAGAGTTTTTGTTTAACTTATGTAATATGTTAGTGTTGGCATATTACATTTTAAGTAACACGTTACTCCTCTTGGACAAGAGGTTAGTTTGACTTTCTTGCTCTTTCTTAGATGGTCCTCTGAGTTAACACTGGGTAATAAAACTTAAGATATTTTCGTTAGAAATAACTCATATCTAGTAATTTTAAACTCTCTGCTGAATCATGTTTAACTCTAAAACAAGGGCTTCAACCTACTTGTTTGGGGGTGATTAggaaacttttgaatctcactgTATTCTAATCTTCCACTCTTTAAAAGCTTCTAGTTCTTATTGTTGCAAACATTGCTTTCCAAGCGTAAATTGAGTCTTCCTTGGTCTGTAGATTAAGTGACAGATACATTGGATCACACTTTTCCAGCAGAACAAAATTGATGTAATTTAAGTCTTCACTGCTACTATTcagagcatgtggacaagagtgaaaATAAGATACAAGTTTCATTCTTCAGGAGCTTGGGAAAAGACCTGGAGCAGGCTGATCCAGAAGATAGGCAGGAGGAATGGTAGAGTAGCAAGACATTACAGCCATCACACTAGCCAGGAGGCTCTGGTGAGGGAACAAAGAATGAATTATCATTTTGCATTCCAGCTAAGTGGGTAGTGCTCATAATTCATTACAACATCTGGGTATACATGAAGCCAGAAGCTATCTTTCTGGTCAGGAACAGCATGCCTTTTCCAACAGATTTAGAAGGAGGATTGGCTTTTCACATGGAAGTGGCTCCTGGACACTTAGGAGGAGACAGGACTGGCTTCATCTTAGTTTAGTTCAGTGACTGTATCTGGAACACTTCTAAAACCCCATGTGAGGGGAATAGGTGACAGTGAGAgtgtcaactttaaaaaaaaaaatgagtttgGGGAAGACAAACCATATTGTAAAGGAAATGGAAGAAGAGAAAAGCAATAGCCACTGAATGTTTCAGGGAAGGAGGCCATGATCAATTAGAGTGGAGTAAAATCCAAAAGGGTAAAGTATAAAACATAACCACTTTCTGTCTCATAAGTTTTAAAGGTTTTTCTCCAGCTAGTAGACTAAGTATCAGGCTAACCATTTATTCCCAAGCCCTTACTAAAACTGAATGACACTACTCAGTCATGCTTAgtaccctaccaaattcatggtccattttggtcaattccacagtcctaggattttaaaaattttacgattttatgatttcagctatttaaatctgaaatctcaGTGTTGTAATTCTTGGGGCCCTGACCCAAgagtgtgtggtgtgtttgtgttgGTGGGCAGGGAAATGTCACAAGGCTATTGCACGTGGGGTTGCAGTATTGctgtccttacttctgtgctgctgcttgcactgccttcagagctgggcagccggagagtggcggcggctggttgggagctgagctctgaaggcagagcagtgCCAGAAGCAGCGCAGACATAAGGATGGCAGGGTGTTgctacccttccttctgtgctgctgcctgcggagctgggccctcggtcagcagccgccgccgctctccagccaccccgctctgaaggcagtgcagaagtggaAATACCACCACCCCCCTAAACTCTTGTGACGCCCCCTGTAACTCCCTTGTGGATCAgggcccccaatttgagaaacatttGTCCTCTCTTTAGTATCTGTATACTAAATTGGTAGAGTTTAGGATAAAAGCACAcgaccagatttcacggttcatggcatgtttttcatggcactgaatttggtagggccctagtcatgcTGCATGGCTCTACTCAAGCCTGTAGCAGGTTCTCACTCAAAACCATAACTGTTAAGTGTGGTTCTGGCCATGCTACCCATACTGAATTACTTCAGCAAAACATCAGTTTTCCTTGGTGTGAGTGACCTTTCAAGTTACTGCTGTAATGTACTATCTAAATGCTAGCGGGGCATTGCAGGCAAGTTAAGACCTTTGGCTAGATCTTTCAACTCTGTTGTCTCATGACTGAATCAAACACAACACTTTTCTAATTCAGATGGTGGTAAACTCTAGAACAATGTGTAGAATGGAGTAACTTTCTTAACCCTTCTATGAGTTCAGTTCTCTGTTCCCATTTCTTTATTTACATTAGGAATTGTTTTACGGAAGCTTCCACTTGAAGATTATGAAACTTCCCAGAAAATACTCCAGCATGAGGAGAATGTCTGTCTGAATTAAACTACCTTTCTCTTCTAGAAAAATGCAACCTTAGACCTTACATCTCCCAACATAACACATGACCGAAGCACCTGTGGCAATAAAACACATGCCCCACTACTAGCGGTAGAATTTGGAGCAGGTCACTCTTGGAGTATAAACTTTACTAAGACTAATGAAACTTATCAGGGAAACATCATCTCATTTACCTACAACACCAGTGATCCAGTCTTTAAAGATGCTAAAACAAAAGGTAATATGTGGGATTTTATCTTGTGTGGCTGAAAAATGACTAAGATAAACTACAATGATTATTGCAATATACCATCCCTCTAATTGTTTTTATAGTTACTCATTCCTTTGCCCCAGTCCCTTTTTCTTACAAGTGTTGCAGACCAATAAGAGCATCCTATCTGTTTTTATGACTGTATTGTAGATTCTAGTAATCTACTAGACTCTCCCTCAACATGGATGGGGATGATTTAAGTGCTTGCTGATTTTTCACGTGCATTGCTCAGTCTCTAAGAACACTAGTGCTATGATACAAATTGTTACAATGCACAACCCTTGACTAAATATGAGAGTGTGCATCTTGGACAGCTAGTAGCAAAGAACTAACTTTTGACCCCTTTCCTGTACCTTAAGAATTTTAAAAGGAAGCATCCTGCTGGGAGGAGCAGTTTCTTTTCCGAGACTTGTTTAGTTAACTTTGTAAGCTAAAGGACCACTCTACAATACTTAAAATGAATatgtgaaggggtgaggggggaaaaatgtgTACCAGAGGTGTTAAAGGTGGCTAAACTTACAGGAATCCCGTTCCTTGTATTAATTGTAAACTATTTTTCTTGTCTAAAATACGTGAAGGTTAATCTGTATTCTTGCTTATAGGACTAATTACTGTTGTTGTAAAGGACACTCTGCCTCCAGTCCAACTGAATACTGTCTACAAATGCCATCACCTTGACTCTATTGAAGTGGCAAATGTGTCTCAGTTCTTCTGGGATGTCACTCTGCAGGCTTTCGTTCAGAATGGCACTGTTAGTAAAAATGGTAAGTCACTTAAAATTGTGTATGATGGTTCTGTATCCAAACTCTCATTTTAGGATTGCAGTGCAGAGTGACTTTAATGTTGTAAAGTAGTGAATGACAAACTCTTATAGTGAATTGATGCTTATCTTGCCTAAACTCTTGAGAACCAACATGAGTATAAGCTCCATTTGTCCTCGTTCATATCATGAATCAACTGCTGTTCTGAAACTAGATCAGTGGAGCATACTCACTTGGCATCTGTATAATAATTTTTAGGAACTGCGTTTTGACTAATGAGTATTTGCTGTCTGACTTGAGATTTTTAAATACTCTGATCCCTTAACTGATTGTACCACTACAACTGGATCATGAATCTCAAGGTACCTCTGTAAACAGAAGTCATACTGCCTCTTAGTTCAGGACTCAAACATTTTGAGCCTCAGATGTCCAGTACAACAGTGACTAGCAGGTAGTCTTACTAAAGACCACACAACAAGTATATTGCACTTCAGAGGCTTGTTAGGCTTCTTTTCTTTAGAGCTGGTAGCCTTGCCAGAACTTCCTCTGCCAACTGTCTTCATCTGCTAGATCAGCAGGGTGACCTCTTTACCTGCTATGCTGCTCCTAACTTTGCCAGTGCCGAATGAAACTAGCTTCTCTTCCATTACTGTTAATGGAAGGACAGTTCTGTTTAAAACTGTTACTGCATGCTTTAATGCTAAAACATCAAAGATTTGACTAAAAAAAACTCTGTAGGAGACTTAAAAGGCCAAAATACGCCCTCCACGTAAAACTTGACAGCAGAGCCATCTGTAACAAACCACCTCTGACAACTGCTTAATGTTATGAAAAATGTATCTTCATGCTGATATAGTAGCTAGGAAGTCACACGCTGCTTTTTTCAGATTCTACATGTGAAGCTGATAAATCTACTGTTGCACCTACCACTGTTGCCAACTTAACTACTACACCTGTCACTACTGCTTCATCACCTCTGCCAACTACAACTTCTAAACCAGTGGAGAAACCACTCACTGGAAACTATTCTCTTAAAGATGGCGATAAAACCTGTCTTCTGGCTACATTGGGGTTGCAACTGAATGTCTCCCAAGAGAAGGTGCTTTTTTTAATATCTTAAAAGCAAAGAGGAGGAGTGCTGCAATATTTTCTTGTTTGCCTAAGTATGGATATGTGACTAGAGCCTCACAACTTAACCAATATTTGGCATTACCTTTAGTGTTATGAATGTCCCCTCTAGTATACGTATATCAAATCAATTGAGGGATACTATATTCAGAACGCTACCTTTTTAAAATGGTAACTTGCTGAGGAATATCTTGATATTGTAACCTGACCAGGGCATTTCAATAGCTTTTAAGGCTGGAACCTACAGATGCTCTGCTTGGTTGCAGAGGGAGCCCAAATTAAGGCATCTGATTGCTCAAGCTGTGCTATTATCTGATGCACAAAATAAAGGAAGGATCTGTCTTCAGCTTCATAAAAGAGCTGAATGGGGGAGAGGGTCAGTGGGCAAGATTTCtctcccctgcgcccccccccatCTTGTCAGGACTGCTAACCTTAAGTGTCACTTAAATAGCTGGGCTGAACATGATTCAGTCTACCCTAGCATGAAGACTCGCCTTGTTTATGATTCTCTCTTGTAGAGAGTAGGATTAAACACTGAGGGGGAAATAGGAAGTTCCTTCCTTCTGACAGCAGCAGAATGCCTTTTTTGAACAGCTAGAAGCCTCTTGACTGacaagtgttttggtttttaatttcagCCTGTTTTGGTTAACATCAACCCAAAGACAACTTATGTCACTGGTAGCTGTGGCAACACATCTGCTACTCTGCGATTGAATGACAGCAACAGCAGGTTTATTGATTTCACCTTTGCTGTTGTAAGTAACGTATTACAGTTGAGCACTAACCTTCCAATTAAATCTTCATTTCTTATGTCAAAACACTTCGTACATAATGCCTGTATCTTAAAAGCTTGTTTCCAACAGAGTTGTATAGGTGGCTGGTATCTTACTCTACAGGTGAAGCAACTGAGTCTCTTAATTGACTTCCCAAGGTTACCTAGTGGCAAAATGAGGATTGTTCTCTAGGAGTCTGTTTTCCAGTAACATGCTCAGTACAGTAAATAGGCTCTCTATTAAACTGACTGCACTAGTGTCATCTTTGTCAGTAAATGCTTTCACACTTGTAGTTTTAAAAGTGCATACTGCAGAGGTAATCTTCTAAAtatatatgtacttgtgtgggaTAAACCCTTCAATTTTAACaccaatgggatttttttctcttaaacAGAAAAACACAAGTGCAAACACACAAAGATTCTATCTGAAAGAAGTGAACATCACCCTGATCAGTTCTATAAATGGCTCTGGTAAGATACTATTTGGCTTAAAGAAAGCACTTCAGTGACTGCATGCTAACTATATTTAGTAAATACTAGTCAActaatttttaaaccaatattaATTCATACTCCATAGTCAAATCTACAGTGACTAGCTATAGTAACAAATTGCTTTGGAGAGTGCCGTAACTTGCTACTTTCCTTATCCTATTTTGGCCTTGTTACGACTGTAGCACATATCCGTGTCTACCTCTGAAGTGCAGTAAAGTTCTTAAAAATCAGTTATTGGGGAAAGGAGATGACCATCTTTAGTATGAGAACCCTAAGTGAGCAGCTCTTTGCAAAGAGGTGCAACCTATAAGACTTAAGCATATTCTTccagatcagcagttctcaagctATGATGTAGGAGGTACAGGAATTTGTCAAGAGAGCACAAACTGTGGGCCCTGCAGGGGGCCCCCCAAAACTCTGGCTGTCAGCCCGTGGCAGCTGGGGCTCATGCAGAAGGGCTGTGCACACCCAGGAGGCAGGATAGGGGATAAAGTAGACTGCAGGggagggatggacagacagatggagcCCCCTCACAGCGGTCCAGcagtagcagcacagaagtaagggtggcaatgggggaCGAAGTCTGCTGTAAAAAGTGGATATTcagaaatatcacttttcactttgccacccttacttctgtgctagtGCAGA
This DNA window, taken from Caretta caretta isolate rCarCar2 chromosome 9, rCarCar1.hap1, whole genome shotgun sequence, encodes the following:
- the LAMP2 gene encoding lysosome-associated membrane glycoprotein 2 isoform X3 — translated: MATRCPWPRPLSLSGCCLLLLVLGSPRFFQSHAVEVDVKDHSNTTCIYAKWMMSFLIKYETNSSEYKNATLDLTSPNITHDRSTCGNKTHAPLLAVEFGAGHSWSINFTKTNETYQGNIISFTYNTSDPVFKDAKTKGLITVVVKDTLPPVQLNTVYKCHHLDSIEVANVSQFFWDVTLQAFVQNGTVSKNDSTCEADKSTVAPTTVANLTTTPVTTASSPLPTTTSKPVEKPLTGNYSLKDGDKTCLLATLGLQLNVSQEKPVLVNINPKTTYVTGSCGNTSATLRLNDSNSRFIDFTFAVKNTSANTQRFYLKEVNITLISSINGSEPLNAGNNNLSIWDTFLGSSYMCQKEQTVLVTEELQIHTFDLRIQPFRVQDNKYSKAQECSLDDDTILIPIIVGAALAGLIVIIVIAYIIGRRKTYAGYQTL
- the LAMP2 gene encoding lysosome-associated membrane glycoprotein 2 isoform X2: MATRCPWPRPLSLSGCCLLLLVLGSPRFFQSHAVEVDVKDHSNTTCIYAKWMMSFLIKYETNSSEYKNATLDLTSPNITHDRSTCGNKTHAPLLAVEFGAGHSWSINFTKTNETYQGNIISFTYNTSDPVFKDAKTKGLITVVVKDTLPPVQLNTVYKCHHLDSIEVANVSQFFWDVTLQAFVQNGTVSKNDSTCEADKSTVAPTTVANLTTTPVTTASSPLPTTTSKPVEKPLTGNYSLKDGDKTCLLATLGLQLNVSQEKPVLVNINPKTTYVTGSCGNTSATLRLNDSNSRFIDFTFAVKNTSANTQRFYLKEVNITLISSINGSEPLNAGNNNLSIWDTFLGSSYMCQKEQTVLVTEELQIHTFDLRIQPFRVQDNKYSKAEECFADSDLNFLIPIVVGVALGFLIILVFISYVIGRRKSRTGYQSV
- the LAMP2 gene encoding lysosome-associated membrane glycoprotein 2 isoform X1; this translates as MATRCPWPRPLSLSGCCLLLLVLGSPRFFQSHAVEVDVKDHSNTTCIYAKWMMSFLIKYETNSSEYKNATLDLTSPNITHDRSTCGNKTHAPLLAVEFGAGHSWSINFTKTNETYQGNIISFTYNTSDPVFKDAKTKGLITVVVKDTLPPVQLNTVYKCHHLDSIEVANVSQFFWDVTLQAFVQNGTVSKNDSTCEADKSTVAPTTVANLTTTPVTTASSPLPTTTSKPVEKPLTGNYSLKDGDKTCLLATLGLQLNVSQEKPVLVNINPKTTYVTGSCGNTSATLRLNDSNSRFIDFTFAVKNTSANTQRFYLKEVNITLISSINGSEPLNAGNNNLSIWDTFLGSSYMCQKEQTVLVTEELQIHTFDLRIQPFRVQDNKYSKAEDCSPDVDNFIVPITVGAALGGLVALVLMAYFVSHKKQRNAGYQQF